Below is a window of Bos indicus isolate NIAB-ARS_2022 breed Sahiwal x Tharparkar chromosome 19, NIAB-ARS_B.indTharparkar_mat_pri_1.0, whole genome shotgun sequence DNA.
ttaaatgcCATGTGGTATTGACTATTATATAAAGCTAGGGTAAAAGGAAGttaaaatatattccataaaTGTTTCCCTATGAATTAGACATGGAAAAAATAACTCAATTATTTACTTGTCATGAGTGAATGGACATAAGCGCACatctacttttttatttatttgaaaacaaacaccCAACTTTCTATAAAAAGGTAACTAAGACAacaggattatttttttcttggtaagtAACTAATCTTTAAGGGTAGAAAGTGTTTTTATTATCTCCTTGATATTTAGAATAATGAAGTTTTGCAGGATCTTTCCCCAAATGATTCTTTTCTCAAAAGTGACAACTAGAAGGGAACTCTTTGTTTTGTCTTGCCATTGGTCATTTTAGATGTCTTTTCTTCAATGGACTGAACCCTCGATGAAAGAACTTTACCACGTTGATCTATCTCTTCAACCACCGTCTTTACCAGCGTGGTTCTGGATAAATCTAGAAATAAAACATACGCAATACACATATTCAACTTAAAATATTACATGACAAAGAATTCCACTGTCGTAATataatatgtctgtttttgttgaGGGAGTTAAGTACTGGTTTATAATAATTGTTTGGGATAGTTGTATCCACTCAACAGGATACTTTAAGCTCAGAGCACGTTAgttaaaattacttaaatataGACAGGCTGTTGCCATAGTGTATGATTGTcattaatgtaaaaatatttgctgaaatagAAGGAAAACTAGATTTTATTACCTTTAGATGAATTTCCCGGGCTTCCTGATCCAAAGCCCTTTGATTTAGAGCATGAGCTGTTAAAAAAAGATCCAGCTTATTCTGTAATATTTGTTCATCActtcataaatattcattgagtcaagggatgaacataaatgcaagcAAACTTTGTAGGCCCAaaacagattttcattttctatagaggaaaatattaaaatttttagttatCTAAATCTAACATTTAGATAACTAAATGTTATTTAAAGAGAGGATATAAAACAATCTTgtttacatttgatttttttaaaacacaagaaTTAAAAACTTAAGGAAAAAGTATACATTTTACATATAGATCCTGGGGGGTTGTAAAGAGTACATTTATTTCAGGACAACAGTGACGTTAGGAATGAACTGAAAGGTGGATACAGCTTGAAACCCACAAGGATTAAAAGGATAACAAACGGAGACTTCTGCAGGGATGACTGGGATCACCCAGGGCAGATGAAGATGCGGCTGTGATGTACAAAGTATGGAAGAGGGGACAGTTGAGGCAAGAGATGGCCTTGCTTTTCTGCAATGGGAAGGAAGTGGAGAGCCTTGGAGGCATGGAAGGGAGTGACTGTCTATGCTTGTGGCTTGAAATGCTAAAACTGAATTTTCTAATGGCATTacttactttctgtctccatctaTCAGGCGGCAGTAGGTCTCGATTTCTTTTTCTAGGTGGACCTTGATGTCCAGGAGCTGCTCATACTCCAGTTTCTGGCCCTCGGTCTCGGTCCTGACCTGGTGCAGCTGCTCCTCCAGGGCTCCGATCTGAGCCTGGATCTGGGCCAGCTGGGCACAGTAGTTGCCCTCTGTCTCCATCAAGGAGCACTCCAGGGAGTGTTTCTGAGGACGTAAAAGATGTCACAACAAGAGATGAAGGAGGACCACTTGGAGGACACGTGGACTAGTGTTTCTCAGCAAAGGGCAGTACTGCTCCCTAGATGAGCTTTGGAAATCTGAGGCACTTGTCACAGTTAAACAGGAGGTGGAGAGAAAGGGGAAGCGAGTGGCGTTCACTGGGTTGGGGGGCCAGGCCCGATGGATGTCCCTGGCACGAGATACCTGACCCACGGATTTCTGATTGTTCCAGCAGACATTCACATATTTGGATATGATTACATATAACAATCAATCTTTATATGAAAACACGTTTGGGGGGGTaccatacctgtggcggattcattttgatatttggcaaaactaatacaatttgtaaagtttaaaaataaaataaaattaaaaaaaaaagaaatcaatcttattttgaaatctttcaattttattttgagatCGTATTGAGTTGCCTGTTGTTTTTCAATCTTATTCTGCTACTGTCTCCAAAGATCTACCCCACTGCTGTTCCAATGCTTTTTGtgctgctgtttctttttctaattcatcCTTGATTTTCTGTCATCAGTCAAAGGCCTTTTAATAAGCACTTGAGATTGTGTGAATGCCCTCACGTGGGTGGGATTTCAAGACAAGAGATATATTTCCTAATCCAGGACAGGTCattatttcagtgctactcttgTGAATATTATACCTCCTCATTTCCACTTGCATAGTCTGTAATTTGTCTTGTCATGTAATCTCTACTTTAATTAGTATAATTTTCCTCTTTCTATTATCGTATCACATCCGGGTGGTTATTACGTCTCTTGATATTAGTTATTACCTCCCTGTACACTCCTATTTccactctttcattttctctgtattcttgtgTGGACCAACTCCCAATCTTATGTTGTTTAAAATGAAACTTATCCATGAAAAGAAGGTGTCAGCCTCAGTCTGTTTCATTACAGGGTAGTTGGGCCCAAGTgtttacatattaaatatatattattttaaaacttctatttttCCTCTTGATTGCTGTTACGGCATGACACTGGTTTTAAAAGTCTTTTGTGTGTTGTTAAATACATTATCTCTTGACTCCATTTTTAGGATTATAAAGAGGGAGTTGCAAAAGATTCATTATTAAACAGGAGTCTCAGGGAGCTAAGAAGCACTGCCTTTGATAAACAGGCTGACCAGTACATCACATGGGTGGGTCTGGGCTCTCCAGGGAAAAGAAGTGGAAGGTGAACAGGTTGGTAATAGGACACTGAGGCGACAAGTGGCAGATATCAGGGAGGTGCGTGCTCAGGTGTTTAAAACTTGAATTTCCCTGATAAAGTGTTCTCATATGATACTCCTTGTCAGGATTGTTAATACTGTCCTAAATCAGACCAGACCATAAGCATCTCTATCTTACATCTTCCTACTGTAAAGGTTGGCTTGTAAATGAGGAGACAGGTAAGGATGAACTTAGAAGTTTGTACATCACAGGAAGCATGTGAAGCATTGAGTTATCATATTTAGACAACTCTCAGCATGTTCACAGTTTGTGTTCCAAACTATAGAAATCATCTGACCACAAAGAATCTCAGGAATGGATTCTATTATTTGGTTATGTTGGAAGTTAAGATGGGCTTTTTTATGGATTATTTCATGAGCCCAAACTACAGGACTATTGGCTGCACGGAATCTAGCTACTTTCTAATATCATTACTTCTCTGTGAAAGTGCTTAAAATTCTGCTCTGGGAACTCAGGAATTTATTTCCTTCAGCGCAGCTCCAAAACGAGAGGGAGGATTTGTGTTCAGGAACACGGCAGCAGGATAGGTCCTCAGGTTCTAGTTGCAGGAAAGAAGGGAATGGGGAAGAGAGAAGGGTTCCAGGGGCCCAAAGTAGAAGGGAGGAGGGTCTTGGGGACCAGCCAGCAGtggtgatgaaggtgaaggaggagaggggcACACTTGTTCAGATGGGGTTAGTGAGTGGTAAAGTTTCTAATCTAAATATGATATGGTAAGAAGGCCCTGGCCTTTTTTAGGGTGTCTACATCAAACCAGTCTTCCTATTGTTTTGAgtatcttttccttctctgcttacTGTTCTCATTTGTATAATAGTGGCTATTTGTGTCAACCTGGTGTCCTCAGGGGGCATGAAACCTCTGATGAGGACAGGAACCCCTAGACCACCACATGTGCCAAAGTTCTCAAAACCAAGCCTTTTGAATGCTGCCAGCAGACACTGGAGAAGAGAAGCCGTTTTCCTCCTGGGCTATGTCCatggaaatatttgaaataattggCAGTAAGTGCcagagaaggctgaatgccaagcCTTTTGGGGTGTGTTGGGTTGGGATGTCTCCCCTGTATGCCCTGAGGCTGAAGAGGCTAACAGTTCTCACATGGAATCAGATGTGTCCCCTTCTTTGCCTGCTGGGAAGCACAGTGTGGCCTTAACAGGATTTCAGCAGTGTTAGGAGATGCTGCTGATACCAGCTCTGCTTTGCCTGACAGCCTGACACAAGCTTGCCACTTGTCAGGTGGACCAATGCTGCTGTTGTTTGCTTTGCATCCAGCTGAAGAAAGGACCGATTTCGGGAAGTGGGCACTGAGCAGGGGCGGGAAGGAAACTTCAGAGACCTCAGGGAGGAAGCAGTGCTGTCTGTCTCTGAGCGTCTCGGCGGGGTCTGTCCTCCTCTCTCCACTAAGTATTTGGAGGTGAAGTTGTAACCGGGGGACTGGGAAGAAGTTCAGTTAGACTTTTTAGCGTCACTGACCTGCGCTCTCACCTACCGTCGCCAGGAGGGACTGCAGCTCTATGTCCAGGGTCTGCACCGTGCGCTTCATTTCTGTAAGCTCGCCCCGGGCAGAGGAGGCCGCGCCCACGTCGTCAGAGATCTGCTGCTGCAGGCTGGCGCTCTGCAAGGCCCGGCGCCCAGGAGTTAGCGGGTCTGAGCTTGccagggggtgggtgggtgcgtggggaggggggcgggtggtcaggggggtgagggggtggggtggagggatgCAGGGTGACGGGTGTTGGGGTAGGGTGTGGCGAGGGTGGCTACCGGCCGGGCTGGGCTGGGCATCCCTCACCTTTTCGTTGAACCAGGCCTCGGCGTCCCTGCGGTTCTGCTCGGCCAGGTCTTCGTACTCGGCCCGCATGTTGTTCAGCAGAAGCGTGAGGTCCACGCCGGGCGCCGCGTTCATCTCCACGTTCACGTTGCCTCCGGCCACGCACTGCAGAGCCTTCACCTCCTGCGGGGAGACGTTGACTGTGGCCTGAGGGCGGTGTGTGCTCACCTGCGCTCTTGTTCCTTTTTTAGATGGTCTCAGTTTGTGACTTAAATTCGAATTGTCTAAGTTAAGgcacgaattttttttttttttttaagttgacttaTTCGATCAGTAGTCATGCCGATCATCTATTTACTTCGTTATTTGTTAAGACAGCCACAACCAACACCACAACATCCAGAGAGGTGTTTTATCGTTTTGAGTGAGAAGTGGGTACAAAGATCAGAGagttcttaaattcttttttcctttattaaaaaaaattttttttattatacttgatttacaatgttgtgttagtttcacctgtacagcaaaatgatccatatatatgtatatctattcattttcatattcttttccattatagataatgttattacaagatactgaatgtagggaattccctggcagttcagtggttaggacccagCTTCCATTGCAGAAGGCATGAGTTGGATcaccctggttgggaaactaagagcccacatactgtggggtgcagcaaaaaaaaaaaaaaaaaaaaaaagatattgaatatagtttcccgTGTGGTGCAGTAGGAACTTGTTGTTTAtgttatgtatagtagtttgcatcAAGCATATAATTCTCAGTTACATGTCAGTGAGAGTGCTTGTTGATGGGACTAGAGCAGTGGAAGAACAAATAAAAGTCCCTGCCCTCTTGGAACTCTCACCTTAAGGACAGTAGCTCTCACTTGAGCACTTGTTATATGCCAGACATTGTTCTAAAGCAGTTTAGGGATATGAATGTCTCTAACCGGTAGGTACTATTACCAGACTTAATTTACAGATtgggaaatggaggcacagagaggttaaactaTCTGCCCAAGATACTTAATACCTGAAAGGACTGAGATTTGAACATTCCTGGATTTGGACATGGTAGAGAAAAGTAATGTATTAATTTCCTAAGGTTAGGCTGTGACAGCCAGAAAATTGAAGGATACAGATCAAAGTGTTAACCCTGTATTATCTTGGGGGATGAGATTAGAAGGGCAGAGCGGGAGACATGGAATTCTTTGTTTTATATGCCTTGGCACTGTTTGAATTATTATAAGGAACATGAGTTACTATTGTCATTTAGTCTTCACCCCCAAGTATTTAAAATAACTAGAGCTAAATCTTCCCCTACCTCTTCATGATTCTTCTTGAGATAGGTCATCTCTTCACTCAGGGATTCATACTGCAGTTCCTGGTCAGTCCTGCAGAGCGTCAGTTCATCCAGGACTCGCCGTAACCCATTGATGTCAGCCTCTGTGTTTTGGTGAAGGGCGAGCTCATTTTCATACCTTGGGAGACATTCAGTGAATCTCAGCACCAAGTAGACTAGCTCAAGAGACCAAAAAGTAAAACCTGCTTTACTCAACTGCTCAACTGCTTTTAAGTGaaagttagaaatgaaatcaGGTCTCTAAATATTATAAATGTGTACAAAGAAAGTCCCCCTCCACTCCTCTCACACAATTCTGTGCAGAATAATCAGCATGAATATCTGGTCATGCAAATTCCAATAGCATATCCCAATTAAGTAGAAATAGaccttttcagaattttattgaagttaaaagtaaaaattgtaaattggtcaattaaaacaaatatttacatttactttGTACTTGACACTATTTTAGGCAGGCCTAGAAATACAGTGATATTTTGGCTCAAGAATgtcataaatatgtaaaaatgtgaGTCTAGCTGATTGTAATCTTAAAACATGCTTTGTATTGCATTTTGTTGTAGCTTTGTTACATGTTACTTCCTTTAATCTCGTAGGTTATAGCTtgctctgtgtgtgcgtgctaagtcacttcagttgtgtccgactctacccaactctatggactttagcccaccaggctcctctgtccaatgggactctccaggcaagaattccagagtgggttgtcatgcccttctccagtcgggatcaaacctgtgtctctcatgtct
It encodes the following:
- the KRT28 gene encoding keratin, type I cytoskeletal 28 translates to MSLRFSSGSRHICLRSGTESVRPSSGGTGFAGSNVYGNSGAGCGFSYALGGSLGSLPGGDHAGGIPGSGTCVGFAGSEGGLFSGNEKVTMQNLNDRLASYLDNVRALEEANAELERKIKSWYEKHGPGSCHGLDHDYSRYHLTIEDLKNKIISSTTANANVILQIDNARLAADDFRLKYENELALHQNTEADINGLRRVLDELTLCRTDQELQYESLSEEMTYLKKNHEEEVKALQCVAGGNVNVEMNAAPGVDLTLLLNNMRAEYEDLAEQNRRDAEAWFNEKSASLQQQISDDVGAASSARGELTEMKRTVQTLDIELQSLLATKHSLECSLMETEGNYCAQLAQIQAQIGALEEQLHQVRTETEGQKLEYEQLLDIKVHLEKEIETYCRLIDGDRNSCSKSKGFGSGSPGNSSKDLSRTTLVKTVVEEIDQRGKVLSSRVQSIEEKTSKMTNGKTKQRVPF